One window from the genome of Salvia miltiorrhiza cultivar Shanhuang (shh) chromosome 7, IMPLAD_Smil_shh, whole genome shotgun sequence encodes:
- the LOC130996268 gene encoding uncharacterized protein LOC130996268: MEKKSVRSKATHNPTGEFRAHEPWSSVEKGLFLKLKIDESYWDETYLAAYLACWLCSFVLPEGDATLIRPSTFKMACIMATQQKVALTVPVLASIFRGLNKISDSVEPFRLRAAFPAHFVYAWMAYYFKTHFPLERDSCTPKMVQYSGDGGARFYDNVKARKQIHKGDQVAWSFTMYSWDKDISFIDDENAKESEFCYFMAVRSNYLTRRLEDGFVVEPYSPHRFSRQFGFYQVRPGVLSPNFRKASLEDGLKYWDATVLRKSASKALLTCVPSTVKKLSSADYKDWWSQVYKRSFEENVIQAPPKTNGVSKDRDKADQLAPPKEKRKVDAAPLGGVNSSSHERHWKRKRVEPVEFVDEHSQGDHHDSSATVTKTHDEVLEVEAEVQGDHHNPYFVVDEAREEAFDVDAEESSQDNFKSIEGDHLNAIPVLNEKASATPTTKVGAKVGAKIGAISEFNSASIFDTQIRLCLKNIWGVLRDKIVRTPAQHLSSIEEEVRVGISRMKGLSQDFDLSHLEASIDTLFIRACHSPLPLMTV, from the exons ATGGAGAAGAAGTCGGTGCGGTCTAAAGCCACGCACAATCCTACCGGCGAGTTTCGAGCTCACGAACCATGGTCGTCCGTCGAGAAGGGTTTATTTTTGAAGCTTAAGATTGACGAGAGTTATTGGGACGAGACTTACTTGGCGGCGTATCTTGCTTGTTGGCTTTGCTCTTTCGTTCTTCCCGAAGGTGACGCCACATTGATTCGGCCGAGCACATTTAAAATGGCGTGCATCATGGCGACTCAACAAAAGGTGGCTCTCACCGTTCCAGTTTTGGCTAGCATCTTTCGAGGTTTAAACAAAATTTCGGATTCCGTGGAGCCTTTTCGACTTCGAGCAGCTTTTCCCGCCCATTTTGTCTACGCATGGATGGCTTATTACTTCAAGACCCATTTTCCACTTGAACGAGACTCTTGCACTCCCAAGATGGTTCAATACTCGGGAGATGGAGGTGCGAGATTTTATGACAATGTGAAAGCTCGCAAGCAAATTCACAAAGGAGATCAAGTTGCATGGAGTTTCACGATGTACAGTTGGGACAAAGACATCTCATTCATTGATGATGAGAACGCAAAGGAGTCCGAGTTTTGCTACTTCATGGCTGTCCGTTCCAATTATCTAACTCGGAGGTTAGAAGATGGTTTTGTCGTTGAGCCTTATAGTCCACATCGCTTTAGTCGCCAATTTGGGTTCTACCAAGTAAGACCGGGTGTTCTTTCTCCCAATTTCCGAAAGGCTTCTTTGGAAGATGGTCTTAAGTATTGGGATGCAACAGTGCTGCGTAAGTCTGCGTCCAAAGCTCTTCTCACTTGCGTGCCTTCGACCGTGAAAAAGCTTTCGAGTGCGGATTACAAAGATTGGTGGAGTCAAGTGTATAAACGCTCATTTGAAGAAAACGTGATACAAGCTCCGCCAAAAACAAATGGTGTTTCGAAGGATCGAGACAAGGCCGACCAACTTGCCCCTCCCAAGGAAAAACGTAAAGTGGATGCGGCTCCCTTGGGTGGCGTCAATAGTAGCAGCCATGAGCGTCATTGGAAAAGGAAACGTGTCGAGCCCGTGGAATTTGTTGATGAACATTCTCAAGGTGATCATCATGATTCGAGCGCCACTGTGACAAAG acgCATGACGAGGTTCTTGAGGTCGAAGCGGAAGTCCAAGGCGATCATCACAATCCTTATTTTGTTGTGGATGAG GCACGTGAAGAGGCTTTTGATGTTGATGCCGAGGAAAGTTCACAGGACAACTTTAAGTCTATTGAGGGTGATCATTTGAATGCAATTCCTGTTCTCAATGAGAAAGCAAGTGCTACACCCACGACTAAAGTTGGAGCCAAGGTTGGAGCTAAGATTGGAGCTATCTCTGAATTCAACAGCGCGAGTATTTTTGATACACAAATCAGATTATGTCTCAAAAATATTTGGGGTGTTCTCCGTGACAAGATAGTAAGGACGCCAGCACAACATCTATCATCTATCGAGGAGGAGGTACGAGTTGGCATTTCTCGTATGAAGGGGTTGTCACAAGACTTTGATCTTTCTCATCTTGAAGCTAGTATCGACACACTTTTTATCCGAGCTTGTCACAGCCCGCTACCCTTAATGACGGTTTAG